In one Cyclopterus lumpus isolate fCycLum1 chromosome 22, fCycLum1.pri, whole genome shotgun sequence genomic region, the following are encoded:
- the tmem151bb gene encoding transmembrane protein 151B, producing MSPPASAATASESSATTVFEEDTREEQRPLKQSLSKSLCRESFWKCLLLSALMYGCMGAMVWCHVTKVTRLTFDSAFKGKSMMYHDSPCSDGYIYIPLALLGMLYLVYLVESWHCHVKSELQHKVDVEGIYERIERMQQAKPCIWWKAISYHYVRRTRQVTRYRNGDAYTSTQVYHERVNTHVAEAEYDYGHCGVKDVSKQLLGLEKSALTKMRFTKCFSFANVESENSYLTQRARFFTDNEGLDDYMEAREGMHLKNIDLKEYVMVMSDPERHPWYLSHYVFWFASFLTFSWPLRVFTEYHTAYVHYRVEKLFGHDYLPVTPCDDGPYWRRIPRVNTIDSTELEWHIRSNQQLVPSYSEAGLMDLAQCPSSFSGIRQNCERCHRAVSCSSVFSRSALSVCTGASSRIPFSGSRFSLTRRYGSQRSCFWRSGSLDDQESPSENTRCLSERLSTGDEGPPDYEDALCYPVLIVHCSENCHNHRSFHRNASCVETSL from the exons ATGTCGCCTCCAGCATCGGCCGCGACGGCGAGTGAAAGCAGCGCGACCACCGTCTTCGAGGAGGACACCAGGGAGGAG CAAAGACCCCTGAAGCAATCGCTGAGCAAGTCGCTATGCCGGGAGAGTTTTTGGAAATGCCTGCTCCTGTCCGCTCTCATGTACGGTTGCATGGGAGCGATGGTCTGGTGTCATGTCACCAAGGTGACCCGCCTCACCTTCGACAGTGCCTTCAAAGGGAAATCCATGATGTACCATGACAGTCCCTGCTCGGACGGCTACATCTACATCCCACTGGCCCTGCTGGGCATGCTCTACTTGGTCTACCTCGTGGAGTCCTGGCACTGCCACGTGAAGAGTGAGCTGCAGCACAAAGTGGACGTGGAGGGCATCTACGAGCGCATCGAAAGGATGCAGCAGGCCAAACCCTGCATCTGGTGGAAGGCCATCAGCTACCACTATGTTCGCCGAACGCGACAGGTCACGCGCTACCGCAACGGAGACGCTTACACCAGCACCCAGGTTTACCACGAGCGTGTCAACACCCACGTGGCAGAAGCCGAGTATGACTACGGCCACTGTGGCGTCAAAGACGTGTCAAAGCAGCTGCTGGGCTTGGAGAAGTCCGCCCTCACCAAGATGCGGTTCACCAAGTGCTTCAGTTTTGCCAACGTGGAGTCCGAGAATTCCTACCTTACGCAGCGGGCAAGGTTTTTCACTGACAATGAGGGCCTTGATGACTACATGGAGGCCAGGGAGGGCATGCACCTGAAGAACATCGACCTGAAGGAGTACGTCATGGTGATGTCTGACCCGGAGCGCCACCCCTGGTACCTGTCCCACTACGTCTTCTGGTTTGCCTCGTTCCTCACTTTCTCCTGGCCTCTCAGAGTCTTCACCGAGTATCACACCGCCTATGTCCACTACCGCGTTGAGAAGCTCTTCGGGCACGATTACCTCCCTGTGACCCCGTGCGACGATGGTCCGTATTGGCGCCGCATCCCTCGCGTTAACACCATTGACAGCACAGAGCTGGAATGGCACATTCGGTCCAACCAGCAACTGGTGCCCAGTTACTCAGAGGCTGGCCTGATGGATCTGGCCCAGTGCCCCTCCAGCTTCAGCGGGATCCGTCAGAACTGTGAGCGCTGCCACAGAGCCGTCAGCTGCTCCTCGGTGTTCTCCAGGAGCGCCCTCAGCGTCTGCACCGGCGCCAGCTCCCGAATCCCCTTCAGCGGCAGCCGCTTCTCCTTGACGCGGCGCTACGGCTCCCAGCGTAGCTGCTTCTGGCGGAGCGGCAGCTTGGACGACCAGGAGAGCCCAAGCGAAAACACACGCTGTCTGTCAGAACGCCTCAGC